A genomic segment from Polyangium mundeleinium encodes:
- a CDS encoding HDIG domain-containing metalloprotein translates to MLSLIFAALFTAIGTFELYLPSMAPRLGQTAPVTLRIPYGPRIVRDARSGRLAYEHARVVVPRGTLLHEDNDEHRAAFAYESTRRPPAAARLVSVFVIHFIVCLMLTAYLRRFGQNRVRLLRAQIGLLSLMAGSVALAKGMLLFTALPEFWVPMAALPLWVAHAFDRRTAFLVDLAVAFVAASLLRFDNVLLSVLLVRGVAATLFFFDRKHARQMVVAGTLAGISGAVVFIALTVVYEGRFNVLADIFRGTSSNVLGCIGGGMLAGILARSLRDPAERAMGHVSREKLIDLTDLEQPLLRKMAAEAPGSWEHARAMANLAEAASSAIGADALLTRVGAYYHDLGKTVQPKYFVENLAHGEKSPHEDLDPEVSADAIMAHVVMGTKILRDGRIPEPVVEFAYTHHGTQVVEFFWHKCKEQGNPRGLTQEYFRYPGMKPQTKETAILMLVDSIEAASRTIWPPEQKKFEEMIQRVIFTKLSSGQLDESGLTLEDLRIITTRMATTLVNLYHGRIKYPWQRDSAKQEAEKTPIVHGAPPANTTPVVHSPAELPEPKSSKEGPKSGEAKGEGKPATTEESAS, encoded by the coding sequence GTGCTGAGCCTGATTTTCGCCGCACTGTTCACGGCCATCGGCACCTTCGAACTGTACCTGCCCTCCATGGCGCCGCGCCTCGGACAGACGGCGCCGGTCACGCTGCGGATTCCCTACGGCCCGCGGATCGTCCGCGACGCTCGTTCGGGCCGGCTGGCGTACGAGCACGCCCGCGTTGTCGTGCCGCGCGGCACCCTCCTCCACGAGGACAACGACGAGCACCGCGCCGCCTTCGCCTACGAATCGACGCGCAGGCCCCCGGCGGCGGCGCGCCTCGTCTCGGTGTTCGTCATCCACTTCATCGTCTGCCTCATGCTCACCGCGTACCTGCGGCGCTTCGGGCAGAACCGCGTGCGGCTTTTGCGCGCGCAGATCGGGCTCCTCAGCCTCATGGCGGGCAGCGTCGCGCTCGCCAAGGGCATGCTCCTGTTCACGGCGCTCCCGGAGTTCTGGGTGCCGATGGCGGCGCTGCCGCTCTGGGTCGCGCACGCGTTCGACCGGCGCACGGCCTTCCTCGTGGATCTCGCCGTCGCCTTCGTCGCCGCCTCGCTCCTGCGCTTCGACAACGTCCTCTTGTCGGTGCTGCTCGTGCGCGGCGTCGCGGCCACGCTCTTCTTCTTCGATCGCAAGCACGCGCGGCAGATGGTCGTCGCCGGCACGCTCGCCGGCATCTCGGGCGCGGTCGTGTTCATCGCGCTCACCGTGGTCTACGAGGGGCGCTTCAACGTGCTCGCCGACATCTTCCGCGGCACGAGCTCGAACGTGCTCGGTTGCATCGGCGGCGGCATGCTCGCGGGCATCCTGGCGCGCTCGCTGCGTGATCCGGCCGAGCGCGCGATGGGCCATGTGTCCCGCGAAAAGCTGATCGATCTCACCGACCTCGAACAACCGCTCCTGCGGAAGATGGCCGCGGAGGCGCCGGGGAGCTGGGAGCACGCGCGCGCGATGGCGAACCTCGCGGAGGCCGCGTCGAGCGCGATCGGCGCGGACGCGCTGCTCACGCGCGTCGGCGCGTACTACCACGACCTTGGCAAGACCGTGCAGCCCAAGTATTTCGTCGAGAACCTCGCGCACGGCGAGAAGTCGCCGCACGAGGACCTCGACCCCGAGGTCTCGGCCGACGCGATCATGGCGCACGTCGTGATGGGCACGAAGATCCTGCGCGACGGCCGCATCCCCGAGCCCGTCGTCGAGTTCGCCTACACGCACCACGGCACGCAGGTCGTCGAGTTCTTCTGGCACAAGTGCAAGGAGCAAGGAAACCCGCGTGGCCTCACGCAGGAGTACTTCCGCTACCCGGGCATGAAGCCGCAGACGAAGGAGACGGCGATCCTCATGCTCGTCGACTCGATCGAGGCCGCGAGCCGCACGATCTGGCCGCCCGAGCAGAAGAAGTTCGAGGAGATGATCCAGCGCGTCATCTTCACGAAGCTGTCGAGCGGCCAGCTCGACGAGTCGGGCCTCACCCTGGAAGACCTGCGCATCATCACGACGCGCATGGCGACGACGCTCGTGAACCTCTACCACGGCCGCATCAAGTACCCGTGGCAACGCGACAGCGCGAAGCAGGAGGCGGAGAAGACGCCCATCGTGCACGGCGCGCCCCCCGCGAACACGACCCCCGTCGTCCACTCGCCCGCCGAGCTTCCCGAGCCGAAGAGCTCGAAGGAAGGCCCGAAATCCGGCGAGGCGAAGGGCGAGGGTAAGCCCGCGACGACCGAAGAATCCGCGAGCTGA
- a CDS encoding acyl-CoA dehydrogenase family protein, whose translation MPPLIEQSFTKALFHGVIAEDMIFPYPEMTSEERQSTSIILDSVRRFFAANVDSAKIDRDHEIPPAVMDGLRSLGLFGLQIPTEYGGIGLSTAAYARVMQEIGGMDASIAVTLGAHQSIGYKSLLLFGTHEQKRRYLPQLATGESVAAFALTEPSAGSDAAAIKTRAEAVDGGAAYLLNGSKIWITNGGFADVFTVFARTSALEEGSKPKITAFIVERGMGVTNGPNEHKLGIRGSSTTEIFLENVRVPRENVVGDVGKGFKVAMEVLNSGRLGLSSGCVGVCKTLLRLAIARVEERRAFGRNIGDFGLIKDKIARMLAETYALESMTYLTAGLVDSKIADYSLESAICKVKGSETLWSVVNETLQIAAGIGYMQDYPYERILRDSRVNLIFEGTNEILRCFIALSGMAAPGKALAEVVKAMREPIKGFGLLSDFALRKARAALGRERMTRVHPLLGREAVIFEEYVSELAVQAENVLRKHGRDIAEMQFTQLRIADMVMDLFAVAACLTRTTRAIERRGEDGARREIDLCSLYLNMAHKRLRQNVSDFARNDDELRKAIAGRAYIDGAYPFDVL comes from the coding sequence GTGCCCCCGCTGATCGAGCAAAGCTTCACCAAGGCGCTCTTCCACGGCGTGATCGCCGAGGACATGATCTTCCCGTACCCGGAGATGACCTCCGAGGAGCGGCAGAGCACGTCGATCATCCTCGACAGCGTCCGCCGGTTCTTCGCGGCGAACGTGGACAGCGCCAAGATCGACCGCGACCACGAGATCCCGCCGGCGGTCATGGACGGCCTCCGCTCGCTCGGCCTCTTCGGCCTGCAGATCCCCACCGAGTACGGCGGCATCGGCCTCTCCACCGCGGCCTACGCGCGCGTGATGCAGGAGATCGGCGGCATGGATGCCTCGATCGCGGTCACGCTCGGGGCGCACCAGTCGATCGGCTACAAGTCGCTCCTGCTCTTCGGCACGCACGAGCAAAAGCGGCGGTATCTGCCGCAGCTCGCGACCGGCGAGTCGGTCGCGGCCTTCGCGCTCACCGAGCCGTCCGCGGGCTCCGACGCGGCCGCGATCAAGACCCGCGCGGAGGCGGTCGACGGCGGCGCGGCGTACCTGCTGAACGGCTCGAAGATCTGGATCACGAACGGCGGCTTCGCGGATGTCTTCACCGTCTTCGCCCGCACGAGCGCGCTCGAAGAGGGCTCGAAGCCGAAGATCACCGCCTTCATCGTCGAGCGCGGCATGGGCGTCACGAACGGGCCGAACGAGCACAAGCTCGGCATCCGCGGCTCCTCCACGACCGAGATCTTCCTGGAGAACGTGCGCGTGCCCCGCGAGAACGTGGTCGGCGACGTGGGCAAGGGCTTCAAGGTCGCGATGGAGGTCCTGAACTCGGGGCGGCTCGGCCTCTCCTCAGGCTGCGTCGGCGTGTGCAAGACGCTGCTCCGCCTGGCGATCGCGCGCGTCGAGGAGCGCCGCGCCTTCGGCCGCAACATCGGCGACTTCGGCCTCATCAAGGACAAGATCGCGCGCATGCTCGCCGAGACGTACGCGCTCGAATCGATGACGTACCTCACGGCCGGCCTCGTCGACTCGAAGATCGCCGACTACTCGCTGGAGAGCGCGATCTGCAAGGTGAAGGGCTCCGAGACGCTCTGGAGCGTGGTCAACGAGACGCTCCAGATCGCGGCGGGCATCGGCTACATGCAGGACTATCCGTACGAGCGGATCCTGCGTGATTCACGGGTGAACCTCATCTTCGAGGGCACGAACGAGATCCTCCGTTGCTTCATCGCGCTCTCGGGCATGGCCGCGCCGGGTAAGGCGCTCGCCGAGGTCGTGAAGGCGATGCGCGAGCCCATCAAGGGCTTCGGGTTGCTCAGCGATTTCGCGCTCCGCAAGGCGCGCGCCGCGCTCGGCCGCGAGCGCATGACCCGCGTGCACCCGCTGCTCGGACGCGAAGCCGTGATCTTCGAGGAGTACGTCTCGGAGCTCGCCGTGCAGGCGGAGAACGTGCTGCGCAAGCACGGCCGCGACATCGCCGAGATGCAGTTCACGCAGCTCCGCATCGCCGACATGGTGATGGATCTCTTCGCCGTGGCCGCGTGCCTCACCCGCACGACGCGCGCGATCGAGCGGCGCGGCGAGGACGGGGCGCGGCGCGAGATCGATCTCTGCTCGCTCTACCTGAACATGGCCCACAAGCGCCTGCGGCAGAACGTCTCGGACTTCGCGCGCAACGACGACGAGCTGCGCAAGGCGATCGCCGGGCGCGCCTACATCGACGGCGCGTATCCATTCGACGTGCTCTAG
- a CDS encoding exo-beta-N-acetylmuramidase NamZ family protein — translation MLAGLDRLPRLPSVTSRLNRTRFGVLAHPASVDRGIEHIGDVLARIGAKPALFFGPEHGYGGEAQDMVDVPHARDKRTGAPIISLYGDRFEDLSPRPEHLASIDVLLIDLADVGARYYTFVWTALLATRAAAKAGVPVILLDRPNPITGSRRMVEGRSQAPGFLSFVGLEPIPVRHSLTIGEAVALFARREGIPLGDAVSIVTVEGWDREKYADAWDRPFVMPSPNMPTCCTAIVYPGGCLLEGTNLSEGRGTTQPFEIVGAPWIDGHQLAQGLRATGLQGFVARPLTFRPTFQKHAGQICGGVQIHVADRMTFRPVATYTALVALARRQNPQSFAFRTERYEYIDTIPAFDLLTGSDQARRAIEAGEDARSIAEYVSTPDPTWPDVMAEASAALQEAAI, via the coding sequence GTGCTCGCAGGACTTGATCGGCTCCCTCGCCTCCCTTCGGTCACCTCCCGCCTGAACCGCACGCGTTTCGGCGTGCTCGCGCATCCGGCCAGCGTGGATCGGGGCATCGAGCACATCGGTGACGTGCTTGCGCGTATCGGCGCCAAGCCCGCGCTCTTCTTTGGGCCAGAGCACGGCTACGGAGGAGAAGCGCAGGACATGGTCGATGTGCCGCACGCGCGCGACAAGCGCACGGGCGCGCCGATCATCAGCCTCTACGGCGACCGCTTCGAGGACCTCTCGCCGCGGCCCGAGCATCTCGCGTCGATCGACGTGTTGCTCATCGATCTCGCCGACGTCGGCGCGCGGTACTACACGTTCGTCTGGACCGCGCTGCTCGCGACGCGCGCGGCGGCGAAGGCCGGCGTGCCGGTGATCCTGCTCGATCGGCCGAACCCGATCACGGGCTCGCGCCGCATGGTCGAAGGCCGCTCGCAAGCGCCGGGCTTCCTGTCGTTCGTCGGCCTCGAGCCGATCCCGGTCCGGCACTCGCTCACGATCGGCGAGGCCGTGGCGCTCTTCGCGCGGCGCGAGGGCATCCCGCTCGGCGACGCGGTCTCGATCGTGACGGTCGAAGGCTGGGATCGCGAGAAGTACGCGGACGCCTGGGACCGGCCGTTCGTGATGCCCTCGCCGAACATGCCGACGTGCTGCACGGCGATCGTGTACCCGGGCGGCTGCTTGCTCGAAGGGACGAACCTCTCCGAGGGGCGCGGCACGACGCAGCCCTTCGAGATCGTCGGCGCGCCGTGGATCGACGGGCATCAGCTCGCGCAGGGGCTCCGGGCGACAGGCCTGCAAGGGTTCGTCGCGCGGCCTCTCACGTTCCGGCCGACGTTCCAGAAGCACGCCGGGCAGATCTGCGGCGGCGTGCAGATCCACGTCGCCGATCGTATGACGTTCCGCCCCGTCGCCACGTACACCGCGCTCGTCGCCCTGGCGCGCCGGCAGAACCCGCAGAGCTTCGCGTTCCGAACGGAGCGGTACGAGTACATCGACACGATCCCCGCGTTCGATCTGCTCACGGGATCGGATCAGGCGCGGCGCGCGATCGAAGCGGGCGAGGACGCGCGCTCGATCGCCGAGTACGTGTCGACGCCGGATCCGACCTGGCCGGACGTGATGGCCGAGGCGAGCGCGGCCCTGCAAGAAGCGGCAATCTGA
- a CDS encoding serine/threonine-protein kinase, whose product MTLQPGNTIEGKYRIVRLLGQGGMGAVYEGENERIHRRVAIKVLHASVSGKEDVVQRFEREAQAAGRIGSEHIVEVLDLGNLPTGERFMVMEFLDGQSLGDRIKKRKRLTPQELAPLIHGMLEGLAAAHDAGIVHRDLKPDNVYLINNKNQRDFVKILDFGVSKFSALDTDMSMTKTGAVMGTPYYMSPEQARGGKIDARSDLYSVGVVMYQAITGRLPFQAQTFNELVFKIALESPDPAELVVPNLDPNFAAIIAKAMIRDANVRFQTAREFQATVAQWMMANPAGPELSAGRIPTIQPGMFDPRMSQQNPLVGTGPLGLPAGFDPRMSQQNPLVGTGQLGLPAGFDPRMSQQNPMVMGQQPIPGTSLGMSHPNLGMSHAGLTVVGAPPKSGNGAMVAIGLLGTLLVAASGLIVWKFVLDKPAAGTPPAVTTQAAATQPPPMPTPAPTLAPTPTAAATEEAPTPADTNTAAVGTATPPIGVGGPLPTGARTSSTAPVGTGTGTGTGKKPPTPTTTATSTGGRKMGSDL is encoded by the coding sequence ATGACGCTTCAGCCCGGCAACACCATCGAAGGCAAATACCGCATCGTCCGCCTCCTCGGGCAGGGCGGCATGGGCGCGGTGTACGAGGGCGAGAACGAGCGCATCCATCGCCGCGTGGCGATCAAGGTCCTGCACGCGTCCGTCTCGGGCAAGGAGGACGTCGTCCAGCGCTTCGAGCGCGAGGCGCAAGCCGCGGGCCGCATCGGCTCCGAGCACATCGTCGAGGTGCTCGACCTCGGCAACCTGCCGACCGGCGAGCGCTTCATGGTCATGGAGTTCCTCGACGGCCAGAGCCTCGGCGATCGCATCAAGAAGCGAAAGCGCCTCACGCCGCAGGAGCTCGCGCCGCTCATCCACGGCATGCTCGAAGGGCTCGCGGCCGCGCACGACGCGGGGATCGTCCACCGCGATCTCAAGCCCGACAACGTCTACCTGATCAACAACAAGAACCAGCGCGACTTCGTCAAGATCCTCGACTTCGGCGTATCGAAGTTCTCCGCGCTCGACACCGACATGAGCATGACCAAGACCGGCGCGGTCATGGGCACGCCCTACTACATGTCGCCGGAGCAGGCGCGGGGCGGCAAGATCGACGCGCGCAGCGATCTCTACTCGGTCGGCGTGGTCATGTACCAGGCGATCACGGGTCGCCTGCCCTTCCAGGCGCAGACGTTCAACGAGCTCGTCTTCAAGATCGCGCTCGAGTCGCCCGATCCCGCCGAGCTCGTCGTGCCGAACCTCGATCCGAACTTCGCGGCGATCATCGCGAAGGCCATGATCCGCGACGCGAACGTCCGCTTCCAGACGGCGCGCGAGTTCCAGGCGACCGTCGCGCAGTGGATGATGGCGAACCCGGCGGGCCCCGAGCTCAGCGCAGGCCGCATCCCCACGATCCAGCCGGGCATGTTCGATCCGCGCATGAGCCAGCAGAACCCGCTCGTCGGCACGGGGCCGCTCGGTTTGCCCGCGGGGTTCGATCCGCGCATGAGCCAGCAGAACCCGCTCGTCGGCACGGGCCAGCTCGGTTTGCCCGCGGGGTTTGACCCGCGCATGAGCCAGCAGAACCCGATGGTCATGGGCCAGCAGCCCATCCCCGGGACGAGCCTCGGGATGTCGCACCCGAACCTCGGCATGTCGCATGCCGGGCTCACGGTCGTCGGCGCGCCCCCGAAGAGCGGCAACGGCGCCATGGTCGCGATCGGCCTGCTCGGCACGTTGCTCGTCGCGGCGAGCGGGCTCATCGTCTGGAAGTTCGTACTCGACAAACCGGCCGCAGGAACGCCGCCGGCCGTGACCACACAAGCCGCGGCGACGCAGCCGCCGCCGATGCCGACGCCCGCGCCGACGCTCGCGCCGACGCCCACGGCCGCAGCGACGGAGGAGGCGCCGACGCCGGCCGATACGAACACGGCGGCGGTCGGCACGGCGACACCACCGATCGGCGTCGGTGGGCCGCTGCCGACGGGCGCGCGCACGAGCAGCACGGCGCCGGTCGGCACGGGCACGGGGACCGGGACCGGCAAGAAGCCGCCCACGCCGACGACGACGGCGACGTCGACGGGCGGCCGCAAGATGGGCAGCGATCTCTGA
- a CDS encoding trypsin-like peptidase domain-containing protein has product MRPRCMLASMLVMAGLGSASAVASAQVPRPKAPSPPPALPAPARGLPSAAEVRALGDTFVAVAEKTSPAVVQIDVTVGSGESSAGRWFRADATTRGMGSGVIFSADGAILTNNHVIEDARAINVRLKDGRTLPARVAGRDPATDLAVLRVDATNLPVATFADSDAARVGEWVVAIGSPFGLGHTVTTGVLSAKGRGGVGMNAIEDYLQTDASINPGNSGGPLVNLDGQVLGINTMIVSKGQGIGLAVPSNIARRVATQILKTGRVMRAWIGIGIQDLTPQLAAEIPSAPTSGALVNTVVAGGPAQKAHLEPGDIVTKIGARSIADAQDVIRELFLHDDGEVLAMEVIRGGKRYQTKVTLEAKSETSPPALPVERKVSSPQGLGITLRDVEGDGGSSLAQIVAVSADSPADRAGLKRGDVVLEADFARLPSSADVQKAAQDGRLLLRIRRDKATFYTAVR; this is encoded by the coding sequence ATGCGCCCTCGCTGCATGCTCGCCTCGATGCTGGTCATGGCCGGGCTCGGCTCGGCCTCTGCGGTCGCTTCCGCGCAGGTCCCGCGCCCGAAGGCCCCGTCGCCGCCGCCTGCGCTCCCCGCGCCCGCGCGAGGTTTGCCCTCGGCGGCCGAGGTGCGCGCGCTCGGCGATACGTTCGTCGCGGTCGCCGAGAAGACGAGCCCGGCCGTCGTGCAGATCGACGTGACGGTCGGAAGCGGCGAGAGCTCCGCGGGCCGCTGGTTCCGCGCCGACGCGACGACGCGCGGCATGGGCTCGGGCGTGATCTTCTCGGCCGACGGCGCGATCCTCACGAACAACCACGTCATCGAGGACGCGCGCGCCATCAACGTGCGCCTCAAGGACGGCCGCACCTTGCCCGCGCGCGTGGCCGGCCGCGACCCCGCGACCGACCTCGCCGTGCTCCGGGTCGACGCGACGAACCTGCCCGTCGCGACGTTCGCGGACAGCGATGCCGCGCGCGTGGGCGAGTGGGTCGTGGCGATCGGATCGCCCTTTGGCCTCGGCCACACCGTGACCACCGGCGTGCTCAGCGCGAAGGGACGCGGCGGCGTGGGGATGAACGCGATCGAGGACTATCTGCAGACGGACGCGAGCATCAACCCGGGCAACTCCGGCGGGCCGCTCGTGAACCTCGACGGTCAGGTGCTCGGCATCAACACGATGATCGTGAGCAAGGGCCAGGGCATCGGCCTCGCCGTACCTTCGAACATCGCGCGGCGCGTGGCCACGCAGATCCTGAAGACGGGGCGCGTGATGCGCGCCTGGATCGGCATCGGGATCCAGGACCTCACGCCGCAGCTCGCGGCCGAGATTCCGAGCGCGCCGACCTCGGGGGCGCTCGTCAACACCGTGGTGGCCGGCGGGCCTGCGCAGAAGGCGCACCTCGAGCCGGGCGACATCGTCACGAAGATCGGCGCGCGCTCGATCGCCGACGCGCAGGACGTGATCCGCGAGCTCTTCCTGCATGACGACGGCGAGGTGCTGGCGATGGAGGTCATCCGCGGCGGCAAGCGCTACCAGACGAAGGTGACGCTCGAAGCGAAGAGCGAGACGTCGCCGCCGGCCTTGCCGGTCGAGCGCAAGGTGTCGAGCCCGCAGGGGCTCGGGATCACGCTGCGGGACGTGGAGGGCGACGGCGGTAGCTCGCTCGCGCAGATCGTGGCCGTGTCGGCGGATTCGCCGGCGGATCGGGCGGGGCTCAAGCGCGGCGACGTGGTGCTGGAGGCAGACTTCGCGCGGTTGCCGTCGTCGGCCGACGTGCAGAAAGCGGCGCAGGACGGGCGGCTCTTGCTGCGGATTCGTCGCGACAAGGCGACGTTTTACACGGCGGTTCGTTAG
- a CDS encoding GNAT family N-acetyltransferase codes for MTTSPGFLIERAAARHRDFVQHLLSEHLPGSDVARRYTWLYEQNPHGRAVTVIARDERTGEPLGITSAFPRRMLIAGRTRLGSVGGDGYVRPSARRRGIATAMHRASLECMRAEGVEIMFGPPEPHNLRALERAGARVVCHVRRFSRPRVLQSLLGPLGRFVIPGARLAPIEGRDRRVDQIFERAVDGKVVTPVRDAAHYAWRFVDSPARAQRAYVVLRRDKPLGLCVLERAGRRVALVDLFAHPGDFGDALTIIASASGADSLVTQLNDRGPHTRSLARAGFFPREGKPFQVHACEGMDPAVFDASRWYHTWGDGDLDRVL; via the coding sequence GTGACGACTTCTCCTGGATTCCTCATCGAACGCGCCGCCGCGCGACATCGCGACTTCGTGCAGCATTTGCTCTCGGAGCACCTGCCCGGGTCGGACGTCGCGCGCAGGTACACCTGGCTCTACGAGCAGAACCCGCACGGCCGCGCCGTGACGGTCATCGCCCGCGACGAACGGACCGGTGAGCCGCTCGGGATCACCTCGGCCTTCCCGCGCCGCATGCTCATCGCCGGCCGCACGCGCCTCGGCTCGGTCGGAGGCGACGGCTACGTGCGCCCCTCGGCCCGCCGTCGCGGCATCGCCACCGCGATGCACCGCGCCTCGCTCGAATGCATGCGCGCCGAGGGCGTCGAGATCATGTTCGGCCCGCCCGAGCCGCACAACCTCCGCGCCCTCGAGCGTGCCGGCGCGCGTGTGGTTTGTCACGTCCGCCGCTTCTCGCGCCCGCGTGTCTTGCAGAGCCTCCTCGGCCCCCTCGGCCGCTTCGTCATCCCCGGCGCGCGCCTCGCGCCGATCGAGGGGCGCGACCGCCGGGTCGATCAGATCTTCGAGCGCGCCGTCGACGGCAAGGTCGTCACGCCCGTGCGCGACGCCGCCCACTACGCGTGGCGCTTCGTCGACAGCCCCGCCCGCGCGCAGCGCGCCTACGTCGTCCTGCGCCGGGACAAACCGCTCGGCCTCTGCGTGCTCGAGCGCGCGGGCCGCCGCGTCGCCCTCGTGGATCTCTTCGCGCATCCGGGCGATTTCGGCGACGCGCTCACGATCATCGCCTCCGCGTCGGGCGCGGACTCGCTCGTGACGCAGCTCAACGACCGCGGCCCGCACACGCGGAGCCTCGCGCGCGCCGGGTTCTTCCCGCGCGAGGGCAAACCCTTCCAGGTCCACGCCTGCGAGGGCATGGATCCGGCCGTGTTCGACGCGAGCCGCTGGTACCACACCTGGGGTGACGGCGACCTCGATCGCGTGCTCTGA
- a CDS encoding serine/threonine protein kinase, producing the protein MALQIGQIYGGRYRVLRVLGEGKHGPVYEGENVEIHRRVTVEELAPSPRARPAALAAFAHDAQAANGAPSLHVDKILDDIELAGGARVLVKESREGVTLRQRMRERGRLDADETSRIGIESTRGLAAVHAVSVVHRALEPESVFLARGHEPRIEHVKLLDVGVAHIAEKQPPDHATPYTAPEQIRTTNEIDARADIYALGVILYECLAGQAPFATSAEDELLFSIVMQDPAPLEKLAPDVDPELATIVHKAMARDPRVRYQRDQDLAQALATFRARRGLGAVPEVPFAPHSPRPPSPSMSAPGDDDDDLMIADHGTVIMDRKPHFPARPAPPNPPPPPSQRHPAPMSMGHPPMSSPAPVGLPVLPSSITGVPARPQPQAGRPSRALAPIVGGAAFVIVFVLGAIIMLIVRFTQDPTEAATPPAAVSASAAPVPSAVLPAVTVEPIETSEAVEGSTRVITPPQTPAPNTKGTGTTRTSPTKGTGKRRISDDL; encoded by the coding sequence ATGGCTCTTCAGATCGGCCAGATCTACGGCGGCAGGTACCGCGTCCTTCGTGTGCTCGGCGAAGGCAAACACGGCCCCGTGTACGAAGGGGAAAACGTCGAGATCCATCGGCGCGTCACGGTCGAGGAGCTCGCGCCGTCGCCACGCGCGCGCCCCGCCGCCCTCGCAGCGTTCGCACACGACGCACAAGCCGCGAACGGCGCGCCGTCCCTCCACGTCGACAAGATCCTCGACGACATCGAGCTCGCCGGCGGCGCGCGTGTCCTCGTGAAGGAGTCGCGCGAAGGCGTGACGTTGCGCCAGCGCATGCGCGAGCGCGGCCGGCTCGACGCCGACGAGACGAGCCGCATCGGTATCGAGAGCACGCGCGGCCTCGCCGCCGTGCACGCCGTCTCCGTCGTGCACCGCGCCCTCGAACCGGAGAGCGTCTTCCTCGCGCGCGGACACGAGCCCCGCATCGAGCACGTCAAGCTCCTGGACGTCGGCGTCGCTCACATCGCGGAGAAGCAGCCGCCCGACCATGCCACGCCGTACACCGCCCCTGAACAGATCCGCACCACGAACGAAATCGACGCGCGCGCCGACATCTACGCGCTCGGTGTGATCCTCTACGAGTGCCTCGCCGGGCAGGCGCCCTTCGCCACGAGCGCCGAAGATGAACTTCTTTTCAGCATTGTGATGCAGGACCCTGCACCTTTGGAGAAGCTCGCGCCGGACGTCGACCCCGAGCTCGCGACGATCGTGCACAAGGCCATGGCGCGCGACCCGAGGGTCCGGTATCAACGCGACCAAGACCTCGCGCAAGCGCTCGCCACGTTCCGGGCTCGACGTGGCCTCGGCGCCGTCCCTGAGGTGCCTTTTGCACCGCACTCTCCGCGCCCGCCATCGCCCTCCATGAGCGCCCCCGGGGACGACGACGACGACCTGATGATCGCGGACCACGGCACGGTCATCATGGACCGCAAGCCGCACTTCCCCGCGCGCCCGGCCCCGCCGAACCCGCCGCCGCCGCCGAGCCAACGCCATCCGGCCCCCATGTCCATGGGGCACCCGCCGATGTCCAGCCCGGCGCCCGTGGGGCTGCCCGTCCTGCCTTCCTCGATCACCGGCGTCCCCGCCCGACCGCAGCCGCAAGCGGGTCGTCCGTCGCGAGCGCTCGCCCCGATCGTCGGCGGCGCGGCGTTCGTGATCGTGTTCGTCCTCGGCGCGATCATCATGCTGATCGTGCGCTTCACGCAGGATCCGACCGAGGCGGCCACGCCTCCGGCCGCCGTCTCGGCCTCCGCAGCGCCCGTGCCTTCGGCCGTGCTCCCCGCGGTCACGGTGGAGCCGATCGAGACCTCAGAGGCGGTGGAGGGGTCCACGCGGGTGATCACGCCGCCGCAGACGCCTGCCCCGAACACGAAAGGCACAGGGACCACGCGCACGTCCCCCACGAAAGGTACGGGCAAGCGCCGCATTTCGGACGACCTGTGA